TATCCGGCATTTTATTAGCAGTCACACCGATTGTTGCACAGCTGATCGGCGGCAAAAAAGAAATGTATGTAAAAAATACTGTCATTCAGGGTATTTACCTCGCTGTGATCATGGCAATAATCATATTGATCGCAGGATTTATTGTTGTAAATCCTATTTTATCTGTGATGAATATTGATAGTGAGGTCAGAAGAGTGGCCGGTCTATATCTTGCTGCACTCGCAGTGGGTATTATCCCACTCTTTGTATATAACGTACTACGTTCTTTTATCGATGCGCTCGGTTTTACGAGGGTAACGATGTATGTCACGCTAATGTCATTACCGCTTAATGTCGTATTTAACTATATTCTTATATTCGGAAAGCTTGGTTTACCTGCACTTGGTGGGGTTGGTGCAGGGGTTGCGTCTGCGATTACATATTGGCTGATCTGTATCATCTCGATTGCGATCGTTCACCGTAACCGTCCTTTCAGCGAGTACAATGTGTTTCGCATTAAAGCAAAAGCAGACTTTTCAAAATGGAAAGAAATTTTGCTGATCGGTATTCCAATCGGCTTCTCAATCTTTTTTGAAACGAGTATATTCTCAGCAGTTACTTTATTTATGAGTGTATATACGACAGAAGTCATTGCCGCTCACCAGGCGGCCATTAATTTTTCTTCATTTTTATATATGATCCCTCTCAGTATATCAATGGCCCTGACAATTGTCGTGGGATTTGAAGCTGGTGCAGGCAGAATGAAAGATGCAAGAACTTATGGATATATGGGTGTATCAATTGCAGTGTTAATTGCTGCAACAGGCGGAATACTCACCTTCATATTCAGAGATACTGTTGCTGGCATCTATGTAACCGATCAGGAAGTGATTAAATTAACTGCGCAATTTTTGATTTTTGCTGTACTCTTCCAGCTGTCAGATGCCATACAGGCCCCGGTACAGGGAGTTCTCAGAGGGTACAAGGATGTTAATATCACACTGATTATGACGATGATCTCGTATTGGGTAATTGGTTTACCTGTAGGTTATATATTAGCTAATTACACTGAATGGACCTACTTTGGATACTGGATTGGATTAATTGCAGGACTAACAGCAGGCGCAATTACCCTGACAATCCGGATGGTCATCATTCAGCGGAATAAAATGAATGCAGCTCCCGGTCAGTAACCGGGAGCTTTATTATTTTCTGTAAATTTTCCCTAAAACATCTTTTCCGCCGGTTACAGGAATAACCGCTCCGGTGATAAAGCCGGAATCTTCATGAATCAAAAATGAAAGCACTCTTGCAATATCTTCACCACTTCCCGGTCTTCCAACTGGATTGTCATGGTCGTCAGAACCTTTGGCGTCTTTAATACTAAGTTCTTTCCAGTCACCTTCGATATCCCCCGGGCAGATCATGTTAGCAGTAATGCCATTTTCAGCTTCTTCTAGCGCAATTGTTTTTGTCAGCGAAGCAAGGCCGCTTTTAGCAGAAGCAAATGCTGAGCGGTAAACCCATCCCGGCGCGCTATCTACGCGGTCATATCCAAATGTGATAATCCTTCCCCACTGAGAATCACGCATAATCGGAATCATATGTTTTGATAAATAAAAAACAGCATTTAAATTACCATTGATCATCTGATCCCATTCATCATAAGAATAATCCGTCATCTTTTTTCTTTCAGCAATGTAGGGGCCGGCATTGTGTATCAGAATATCAATTTTTTCTATACCGTGATTGTGTATTTGATTAATCAAAGCAAGGCTGCCTTCTTTAGAAGCAATATCTGCTTTGATCGCAACACATTCCTTATTGCTAATATCGCTAAGTTCATTTGCTAATTTCATTGCATGTTCAGCACCAGATCTGTAATTAACTATAATCCGGTAACCGCGGGAAGCGAGAAATAATGCAGTAAATTTTCCAATTCCTTTAGTACCACCCGTTATTAATACTGTTTTATCCATTGACGTCAACTCCACATGAGATTCTTATCTTCATTGTATGGATAAACGTTTCCGGAAAGCAAATGTTAACCTGTTAATCAATGATGCCGGTGCTTGTAAGAGACACATCAACACTTACCCTAATAGGGAGTTCTGAGAATTTTTGATGCCATTCTTCTTCATCCCACTCTTCAGGTACCAGGGCAGCTGTCATTCTGCCAATTCCTAAGATGTCTGATTGATTTTCCTGCAATATTCCGAAGAGTTTCTCAGTATCTTCTGTTAAGGTTTGTTCCCACCATTTTTCAATATCAGCTAATTTTTCCGTTCCGACAAGATGATCAGGGCCATATTCAGCAACGGAACCTTTCAGATTGATTTTTGCAGACAACCCAAAAGGTTCCTGAGTCAGCTTAAGCTTAGTCTTTGCTTTTTTAAATTCCATTGTCATAAAGTTTGAAACTTCAGGTTCTTTGTTTTCGGTGTATTTTTTCGTTATGCGTATAATCCGGTCTGTTTTATTTCTGAGAATATTAAATAAAGTACTCTGGTCATGATCGAGATATACATCTGTATATTTGTCTTTACTAAAGATTGATGTGCCTATTGCCTCTGATCTCTTTAAATCTTCTCTGTACATCAGCATAGGCATATATAAATCCTTACCTGGATCAAGCAAAATTGTACAGGCCTGTTGTAGGGTCATTTTAGGAATTACATTGATAATTTCTGAGCTTTCTAACAACCCTGCATAATATTCCGACTTATTTTTCTGAGAGTCTATAGGCTGTGTTAATAATTCATTTGCAGATGTATTAGTCATTGCTACTCTTGCATTAAGATGATGCTTAGGGTCCCTGTAGACAACGTCCAGATATGAATAGATCTTATCCCCTGCTAATTCTTTACCCAGTATTACGACCTGCAGTTTCGAAAAGTCAATATGTTCAGCAACTAATGTATCGATATGATATCTGCTGTCGCGAACTGTATTTTGATTCGTTTCAATAACATTTACTTTTTCGATTGTTTCATCAACAGGTGGTGCAACTGATGTTGTCTGTTCAGACCCGTCTTCTAATACGTCATATCCTACTGTATAAACAAGCTGCACATAGATGTACATTGTGT
This region of Jeotgalibacillus malaysiensis genomic DNA includes:
- a CDS encoding multidrug transporter MatE, whose product is MEQTFSLKQKLKQFSIILIPILVTQLGLFAMNFFDTIMSGQYSTADLAGVAIGSSLWMPVFTGLSGILLAVTPIVAQLIGGKKEMYVKNTVIQGIYLAVIMAIIILIAGFIVVNPILSVMNIDSEVRRVAGLYLAALAVGIIPLFVYNVLRSFIDALGFTRVTMYVTLMSLPLNVVFNYILIFGKLGLPALGGVGAGVASAITYWLICIISIAIVHRNRPFSEYNVFRIKAKADFSKWKEILLIGIPIGFSIFFETSIFSAVTLFMSVYTTEVIAAHQAAINFSSFLYMIPLSISMALTIVVGFEAGAGRMKDARTYGYMGVSIAVLIAATGGILTFIFRDTVAGIYVTDQEVIKLTAQFLIFAVLFQLSDAIQAPVQGVLRGYKDVNITLIMTMISYWVIGLPVGYILANYTEWTYFGYWIGLIAGLTAGAITLTIRMVIIQRNKMNAAPGQ